A single genomic interval of Pseudorasbora parva isolate DD20220531a chromosome 21, ASM2467924v1, whole genome shotgun sequence harbors:
- the socs3b gene encoding suppressor of cytokine signaling 3b — protein sequence MVTHSRFDSAMSSSPFEGGVPLPPHRYKTFSSRAQYQMVLAAVRKLQESGFYWSTVSGKEASSLLSTEPPGTFLVRDSSDHHHFFTLSVKTTTGTKNLRIQCDSCSFFLQTDPRSEQAVPRFDCVLKLIHHYMPSAGMGTSSTVQAVGESGSTADGSAYFIYSGGEKIPLELLRPLASSMSSLQHLCRKTLNGHIEVSTKRDQLPHPLQEFLQDYDAPI from the coding sequence ATGGTAACGCACAGTAGGTTTGACAGCGCCATGAGCAGCAGCCCCTTTGAAGGCGGCGTGCCCCTGCCCCCCCACCGGTACAAGACCTTCAGTTCTCGGGCGCAGTATCAGATGGTGCTCGCGGCTGTACGCAAACTGCAAGAGAGCGGCTTCTACTGGAGCACCGTGAGCGGGAAAGAGGCCAGCTCGTTGCTGAGCACCGAGCCCCCGGGAACCTTCTTGGTGCGTGACAGCTCAGACCACCACCACTTCTTCACACTCAGTGTCAAAACGACAACGGGAACCAAAAACCTGCGCATCCAGTGTGATTCCTGCTCCTTCTTCTTGCAAACCGACCCCCGGAGCGAGCAGGCGGTTCCACGCTTTGATTGCGTCCTCAAACTCATCCATCATTACATGCCGTCTGCTGGGATGGGGACCTCATCGACGGTCCAAGCCGTTGGAGAAAGCGGAAGCACGGCCGACGGAAGTGCGTACTTCATTTATTCTGGTGGCGAGAAGATCCCTCTGGAGCTTCTGCGTCCGCTGGCATCTAGCATGTCCAGTCTGCAGCACCTATGTCGAAAGACTTTAAACGGTCATATAGAAGTGTCCACCAAACGGGACCAGCTGCCTCATCCACTCCAAGAGTTCCTCCAGGACTATGATGCTCCTATCTAG